A window of the Denticeps clupeoides unplaced genomic scaffold, fDenClu1.1, whole genome shotgun sequence genome harbors these coding sequences:
- the LOC114771732 gene encoding ubiquitin recognition factor in ER-associated degradation protein 1: MFSFNMFDHPIPRAFQNRFSTQYRCYSVSMLAGPNDRSDVEKGGKIIMPPSALDQLSRLNITYPMLFKLTNKNSDRMTHCGVLEFVADEGICYLPHWMMQNLLLEEGGLVQVESVNLMVATYSKFQPQSPDFLDITNPKAVLENALRNFACLTTGDVIAINYNEKIYELRVMETKPDKAVSIIECDMNVDFDAPLGYKEPERHSQHYEEPAEEDADPSNYEMDLGFRAFTGSGNRLDGKKKGIEPSPVPIDPSDIKRGIPNYEFKMGRITFIRNSRPLPRKIEEDDSASSFIAFSGEGQSLRKKGRKP; encoded by the exons ATG ttttcCTTCAACATGTTCGACCACCCGATACCACGGGCCtttcagaaccgcttctccaCGCAGTACCGCTGCTACTCGGTGTCCATGCTGGCGGGGCCCAACGACAGATCCGACGTGGAGAAGGGAGGGAAAA TCATAATGCCCCCGTCTGCTCTGGACCAGCTGA GCCGGCTCAACATCACGTACCCCATGCTCTTCAAGCTGACCAACAAGAACTCGGACAGGATGACGCACTGCGGAGTTCTGGAGTTCGTGGCCGACGAGGGCATCTGCTACCTGCCGCACTGG ATGATGCAGAATCTGCTGCTGGAGGAAGGTGGTCTGGTGCAGGTGGAGAGTGTAAATCTGATGGTAGCAACGTACTCAAAGTTCCAGCCTCAGAGCCCGGACTTCCTCGACATCACCAACCCCAAAGCTGT CTTAGAAAATGCTCTGAGAAATTTTGCCTGCTTGACTACCGGTGACGTCATCGCTATCAACTACAATGAAAAG ATCTATGAATTGAGAGTCATGGAGACTAAGCCGGACAAAGCCGTGTCAATCATCGAGTGTGATATGAAT GTGGACTTTGATGCACCACTGGGCTACAAAGAGCCTGAAAGACACTCTCAGCATTACGAGGAACCAGCG GAGGAAGATGCCGACCCCAGTAATTATGAGATGGATTTAGGTTTcagg GCTTTCACAGGATCAGGCAACCGTCTGGATGGCAAAAAGAAAGGCATCGAGCCAAGTCCAGTTCCCATCGACCCCAGTGACATCAAAAG AGGCATCCCGAACTATGAATTTAAAATGGGCCGGATCACTTTTATCAGAAACTCCCGACCTCTGCCCAGAAAGATAGAAGAG GATGATTCGGCGAGCAGCTTCATAGCCTTCTCCGGAGAAGGCCAGTCCCTGCGCAAGAAAGGACGAAAGCCGTGA